The sequence TCATCTAAGAGTATGGTGTCAACACTCTTAGATACACCACTTCCCCTGTCCCTACTGTTACTGGAAACTTCTAGGAAACAGAGGAGAGTCTGACAGATGTTACTGGAAACTAGAGACTTCTAGGAAACAGAGGAGAGTCTGATACTACAGGTGTTACTGGAAACTAGAGACTTCTAGGAAACAGAGGAGAGTCTGATACTACAGGTGTTACTGGAAACTAGAGACTTCTAGGAAACAGAGGAGAGTCTGACAGGTGTTACTGGAAACTAGAGACTTCTAGGAAACAGAGGAGAGTCTGATACTACAGGTGTTACTGGAAACTAGAGACTTCTAGGAAACAGAGGAGAGTCTGATACTACAGGTGTTACTGGAAACTAGAGACTTCTAGGAAACAGAGGAGAGTCTGATACTACAGGTGTTACTGGAAACTAGAGACTTCTAGGAAACAGAGGAGAGTCTGATACTACAGGTGTTACTGGAAACTAGAGACTTCTAGGAAACAGAGGAGAGTCTGATACTACAGGTGTTACTGGAAACTAGAGACTTCTAGGAAACAGAGGAGAGTCTGAACCAATGTGATAGctactacaaaacactacagcctGCCCTGTCGCATCAAACAcaggtctctccctctccctctccctccctccttctccctccctctccctccctgattGAAGTCACCACACTGCACTCTAGGGAGAACATGTTTAACATTGTTTCATTGAGAAACATTTCTGTTTTTTGCCAAAAAGGTGGCGCCATGCCGGGTGGTGCTCTGTCTGCTGCCCCAgatcttcctcccttcctctcagtCTGCTGCCCCAGATCTTCCTCCCTTCCTCAGTCTGCTGCCCCAGatccttctcccttcctctcagtCTGCTGCCCCAgatcttcctcccttcctctcagtCTGCTGCCCCAGATCTTCCTCCCAGTCTGCTGCCCCAgatcttcctcccttcctctcagtCTGCTGCCCCAgatcttcctcccttcctctcagtCTGCTGCCCCAgatctttctcccttcctctcagtCTGCTGCCCCAgatctttctcccttcctctcagtCTGCTGCCCCAgatctttctcccttcctctcagtCTGCTGCCCCAgatcttcctcccttcctctcagtCTGCTGCCCCAgatcttcctcccttcctctcagtCTGCTGCAGatcttctcccttcctctcagtCTGCTGCCCCAgatctttctcccttcctctcagtCTGCTGCCCCAgatctttctcccttcctctcagtCTGCTGCCCCAgatctttctcccttcctctcagtCTGCTGCCCCAGatccttctcccttcctctcagtCTGCTGCCCCAgatctttctcccttcctctcagtCTGCTGCCCCAgatctttctcccttcctctgtctGCTGCCCCAgatctttctcccttcctctgtctGCTGCCCCAgatctttctcccttcctctcagtCTGCTGCCCCAgatctttctcccttcctctcagtCTGCTGCCCCAGatccttctcccttcctctcagtCTGCTGCCCCAgatctttctcccttcctctctgtctgctgccccagatctttctcccttcctctcagtCTGCTGCCCCAgatcttcctcccttcctctcagtCTGCTGCCCCAgatctttctcccttcctctcagtCTGCTGCCCCAgatctttctcccttcctctctgtctgctgccccagatctttctcccttcctctcagtCTGCTGCCCCAGatccttctcccttcctctcagtCTGCTGCCCCAgatctttctcccttcctctcctcctctcagtctgCTGCCCCAGatccttctcccttcctctcagtCTGCTGCCCCAgatctttctcccttcctctcagtCTGCTGCCCCAgatctttctcccttcctctgtctGCTGCCCCAgatctttctcccttcctctcagtCTGCTGCCCCAgatctttctcccttcctctcagtCTGCTGCCCCAgatctttctcccttcctctcagtCTGCTGCCCCAgatctttctcccttcctctcagtCTGCTGCCCCAGatccttctcccttcctctcagtCTGCTGCCCCAgatctttctcccttcctctctgtctgctgccccagatctttctcccttcctctcagtCTGCTGCCCCAgatcttcctcccttcctctcagtCTGCTGCCCCAgatctttctcccttcctctcagtCTGCTGCCCCAgatctttctcccttcctctcagtCTGCTGCCCCAGatccttctcccttcctctcagtCTGCTGCCCCAgatctttctcccttcctctcctcctctcagtctgCTGCCCCAGatccttctcccttcctctcctgctcCCTCACAAACCTGCTCCCTCACAAACCTTCTCCCTCACCTTCCTATCctgctccctcaccctccctcttccctccctatCCCTGTTTTAATTCCCTATCTAGACCGAGAGTAatgaagagacagggagagacagagagacagtcacagacagagtaggagaaagagagagagagatggaggatggGTAAGGAATGCAGCCAGACCAGATGTGACAACATCCCTCACAGCACTGGCAGTCCATTTCCCAACAAGGCCCtgtgtttgtctctgtactgTATGAGAGGCACTGCACCACGAttcactgtgtgtgcgtgtgtgtgtgtgtgtgtgtgtgtgtctcaccacacTGAGTTGGCTCCAGGAGGTGCGTATGGGTCTGTACTGCATCACGATGCGGTCATCAGGTTTGGCCTCTCTGGACTGGTCCTCATCAGAGTCATTGTGAAGAGCTTTCTCCTGGTAGTTCTGATACagttcctcctctggatcatcacatcacatcaaaatCACACATCACATGCATCACATCaggtcacatcacacacacacatcacatcgcATCACACACACGCATCACAacccacacacagcacacacagacagacagacagacagacagacagacagacagacagacagacagacagacagacagacagacagacagacagacagacagacagacagacagacagacagacagacagacagacagacagacagacagacagacagacagacagacagacagacagacaggtaggtaggtTGAGGGTGGATCACAATAGTACAGTCCCCATTGACAGCAAGACCTCAGACATGTGTACAGAAAGTCACAGTCATCACCAGTTcatatacagagagacagagacagagacagagacgtaCCACTCACCTTCACTGTCAAATGTCCTCTGTGTGATCAGTACTGGCTTCTTATCAGGACTCTGAGACACAGAACAAGACCCCATGTCAATATTAATAACAGACCCAGGATCAGCTCTCCCTGCCCCAGCCGTACtgtatattaacactatgaacTGAGCAGTCAACACAATATCCCAAATGATGCTTTATTAGCCACATCTGGTTATGAATTACATTATAAACCCACATCTGTCACATTCTAAATGACGGGTGTAAGTAGGTCTCCCCTGCCTAATTACAGAGCAGTGGGCTGAAGAGTGTGTGTTGTAATCATAGGCCTTCACTACTAGCATGACTTCACACAGGAGTCTCCTGATAAAGTTCAAGCTAGCTGCGGACTTTGGTCCTGATCTTAACTTCAGGAGAATAATTCATCAAACGTGAATCCATCTCCTGATCTTAACTTCAGGAGAATAATCCATCAAACGTGAATCCATCAGGCAGATGAGTGTTAGTAAACTGTACAGTGTGACTGCAAGGTAAGAGACAGTAATATCCAGGCACATGGGGCAAAGCAAGGAGAGAACGGTATCATGACATAGCAGTTAATAGTAATGACAATTTCCTGGAAAATAATGGCTGAATACATGTCAACTTACCTTGTTCTTCTTCCCAGGGCTGGTAGGTCTCTCCTTGACCTCCTGTAGTCCTTTGAGTACAGGTTGGGACAAACGATGGCTCTTCGGGTCTACAGGTTGAGACAAACGATGGCTCTTCGGGTCTACAGGTTGGGACAAACGATGGCTCTTCGGGTCTACAGGTTGGGACAAACGATGGCTCTTCGGGTCTACAGGTTGGGACAAACGATGGCTCTTCGGGTCTACAGGTTGGGACAAACGATGGCTCTTCGGGTCTACAGGTTGGGACAAACGATGGCTCTTCGGGTCTACAGGTTGGGACAAACGATGGCTCTTCGGGTCTACAGGTTGGGACAAACGATGGCTCTTCGGGTCTACAGGTTGGGACAAACGATGGCTCTTCGGGTCTACAGGTTGGGACAAACGATGGCTCTTCGGGTCTACAGGTTGGGACAAACGATGGCTCTTCGGGTCTACAGGTTGGGACAAACGATGGCTCTTCGGGTCTACAGGTTGGGACAAACGATGGCTCTTCGGGTCTACAGGTTGGGACAAACGATGGCTCTTCGGGTCTACAGGTTGGGACAAACGATGGCTCTTCGGGTCTACAGGTTGGGACAAACGATGGCTCTTCGGGTCTACAGGTTGGGACAAACGATGGCTCTTCGGGTCTACAGGTTGGGACAAACGATGGCTCTTCGGGTCTACAGGTTGGGACAAACGATGGCTCTTCGGGTCTACAGGTTGGGACAAACGATGGCTCTTCGGGTCTACAGGTTGGGACAAACGATGGCTCTTCGGGTCTACAGGTTGGGACAAACGATGGCTCTTCGGGTCTACAGGTGGTATTTCCATTTCCACTCCACTCACCACTGCTCTCCTGTACGAGGTAGACCTCAACCCTCTCTTCAGAGTCCCAGGGCTCTCATCCTGGTCTGTCCCCCCTCCCCCGGACCCTATGCCAGTGGAGAAGAAGGATCCAGTCTCCACCATGCTGAGGGCTCGCAGGGCCCGCTTGGTCGGATCCAGGCCCAGCAGACCCCCCATGCCGTGGCTCTGTACCCCAGCAGGAGAGGCCTTGCTCAGGGATGCCAGCCCTTTGGGGATCAGCTGCTGTGTGCCCATCTTCAGGGCAGCTGCACTGTGGGTGCTGAGGacaatggagggaggaggagatagggagatggagggagagagggtgggagtgggggaggaagagaaggtGGGAGTGGGGGaatgagagggggaaggaaagggGGCAGACATGTCAGCAGAGGAGGGGCTGTGgggtgtgggggggtcagaaggggtggagatgagggaagagagggagtggATACTGGAGGTGGAGCTGTGGGATGGGGTAGGGGTGTGGAGACTAGGGGGAGAGGGGCTGGGGTTagggggagaggggacaggagttAAGGGGTGGTAGGAAGAAGGGGAGGACTGGTTATGGTGGTGGTTGTTAttgggggaggcagggggagaggggtgattGGAGGAGGCAGAGTCCGGCGGTGAAGGGCTCGTCCCAAACACTATCTGGTCCCTGTGAGCGGTGAGGGTGAACGGGCTGGATAGTCGATTCTGGGTGTCCAGCAGCGGCTTGTCCGACCACACATTGTCAACACTCCCACCGTGGCATGGCTTACTGTTCAATGACAGCGACTTATCATCCTCCGATTTGAACTTGGACagagagaaatgtcctttggaCAGATGTCCAATGCTTATACTCCTGACTACCCGTGTTTTCCTGGTGGGTTGGTTGAGAACGTGCTTCAGAATGACCGTCCCTCCTCCCGGCGTAGCCACCAGTGTCTCTGCAGGCTGGCTCAGGGTAAAGCTGCACTTACTGTCCTCTACGGGGAAGTCAGTCATGTGGACTCCGTCTATCTGGTAGCTGAGGGGCCGGGCCTTTAGCTTGCTGGGGCCAGTGTGATTGGCTGAGCGCCGCTTCCACAGCGGGGTGATGTTACTGTTGGACAGATCCACATCGTTCCCGCCCTCCATGGTGCGTCAATCACTCTTCTTTTCTTTGTCACTGCGGAGTCTCTCGTCTGACCCAACTGGTCCAACCCCGAAGAGAACTGCAATAACCCCTGGttgtaaacacacagagagagagacacagagagagagagagagagagagagagagagagagagagacagagagacagagagagagcgagacagagcgagacagagagagagagagagacagagagagagagagacagagagacagagagacagagagagagacagagagagagacagagagagagacagagagagagacagagagagagacagagagagagagatctatcaAAATCAAAGCTGGAGGGGTTGCAGGGTGAGTCCTAACTTTTCAGGGTTAGGTCTGTCTGAGGTCACTCCTTAGTTCTTGAAAACTCTAGGCAGCATTCTGCCTTTGTACAGTTCTCAGCCATTCGCTTTGCCCATGACAGCCTCCTGTGAACTACAATTCCGACACTGTGTTTTAACGTTTCGAAACGTCGTTAATAATCGCTTGCGATATGGCTTTCGAAACATATATATGGCCCTTATCTTTAATCAGCGAGAAGGAATCCTTAAAATATTTTCAAAATACAAGTTTTGCACaaatccatacagctatgggtgCCTCCATCCAATGAAACGACACTTTCCACGTTATGCTCACACACAGGTGGTCGCCTCGTCTTCCGTAGACACGCGCTGTCCGCGGGGGAACCAGTGCTTGACCTGGGCCAGAGCGACCTACCGGCACTTCTAATTTTGGGGAATTGCGTACCGGCTCCTCTTTAAAACAGAATACAATAAATTAGCCCAGATTGACGCGCAAAAAAAATTGACCAAAAACGGAATGAAGGAGAGAACTGCATTGAATAGCAATTGAGAGTGGGCATTAATTGTCTGATTCCGCTTTGTTCACGTTTATTTGCGCAGATTGAAAATGTACCCGCCTGGATGCGCATGATACACTGTTCCAAATGGTCAAATGAGGGTTTATAAAGTCATAGAAATTAGTTTCTTAATGTAATTCATTAAGGCACATTTAAATATGATCAATCAGTTAAAAATCGACATATCACCCATGATCATAATCAGTGCGTGCCAGTGAGATGTTgcctgaggagagagagctggacatttcagcagcaggtataacataatgacagacagcagactaacTTCATAGCCAATTCAAAACATAACTGCCAACAAGTTATCTTGCTAGTTAACTGTAGCTAACTAAGCATTAATGTCTTAGTCGCCTTTCCAGCGGCACTGTAGAGCCTAAATACATCTGCACCGTTGGAAACCTGGGATTCCCCTCTATTAAACAGCAGCCAtgtcattgtgacatcattagaAACAGCCTAAATGACAAACAACTTGCTGTGCCTAGATCTCCCCTGAAACACCAATATTTCAGCCTTATATATAAACATGTCTAGCTAGATAACCTTGCCTTGATCCATGATTAATTGAATAAGGGAATAATTTTATAAAgacaaaagtatttggttgtaatgttGTAATATTTTATATGAAGGGTGGgaaccatcctccaggatagctactgggtgtgcaggcttttgttccagccctggtCTAACTACATCGTAGCGTAAACATCAGCTGCTCAACAGGACCTTGATAAGCAGACTCAGGTCTGGATCAAAAGCCAAGCCTGCACCCCCAGGAGCTGTCCAGATGGAGGGTTGACCACATTGACAACATGTGACTAACAGCACGGCTGTAAACTACTGAAGTAGttgttttgggtatctgtactttactatgtatatttttttgacaacttttactccactacatctcatatgtatatactgtattctatactacgcTCTcattcactttaataatgtttacatatcttgcattactcatctcatatgtatatactgtttttctatactattctactgtatcttagtccgttccacTCAGACATCGCTCgttcatatgtatatattcttaattcattcctacttagatttgtgtgtaatgggtatatgttgtgtaatttgttagatattacctgttagatattactgcactgttggagctagaaacacaagcattttactacacccgcaataacatctgctaaacatgtgtatgtgacaaataccatttgatttacattcctaaagaaaataatgtactttttactccttacattttccctgaaacccaaaagtactcgttacatgtttaatgcttagcaagacaggaaaTTGTCAAATTAATgcacttaccaagacaacatccctggtcatccctacttcctctgatctggcggactcactaaacagagaacatccctggtcgtccctactgcctctgatctggaggactcactaaacagagaacatccctggtcatccctactgcctctgacctggcggactcactaaacagagaacatccctggtcgtccctactgcctctgatctggaggactcactaaacagagaacatccctggtcatccctactgcctctgatctggtggactcactaaacacaaatgcttcaatTGTGAATTttgtctgagtgttgaactgtGCCCCTGTCAAtccgtacatttaaaaaaaaactagaaaatcgtgttgtctggtttgctctaatataaggaatttgaaatgatttgtacatttacttttgaaactgaagtatatttaaaaccaaatacttgtagacttttactcaagtagtattttactgggtgactttcacttttacttttagggtagctttacttttactcaggtatgaaaatggtgtactttttccacca comes from Salmo salar chromosome ssa20, Ssal_v3.1, whole genome shotgun sequence and encodes:
- the LOC106581464 gene encoding rho guanine nucleotide exchange factor 26 isoform X1 encodes the protein MEGGNDVDLSNSNITPLWKRRSANHTGPSKLKARPLSYQIDGVHMTDFPVEDSKCSFTLSQPAETLVATPGGGTVILKHVLNQPTRKTRVVRSISIGHLSKGHFSLSKFKSEDDKSLSLNSKPCHGGSVDNVWSDKPLLDTQNRLSSPFTLTAHRDQIVFGTSPSPPDSASSNHPSPPASPNNNHHHNQSSPSSYHPLTPVPSPPNPSPSPPSLHTPTPSHSSTSSIHSLSSLISTPSDPPTPHSPSSADMSAPFPSPSHSPTPTFSSSPTPTLSPSISLSPPPSIVLSTHSAAALKMGTQQLIPKGLASLSKASPAGVQSHGMGGLLGLDPTKRALRALSMVETGSFFSTGIGSGGGGTDQDESPGTLKRGLRSTSYRRAVVSGVEMEIPPVDPKSHRLSQPVDPKSHRLSQPVDPKSHRLSQPVDPKSHRLSQPVDPKSHRLSQPVDPKSHRLSQPVDPKSHRLSQPVDPKSHRLSQPVDPKSHRLSQPVDPKSHRLSQPVDPKSHRLSQPVDPKSHRLSQPVDPKSHRLSQPVDPKSHRLSQPVDPKSHRLSQPVDPKSHRLSQPVDPKSHRLSQPVDPKSHRLSQPVDPKSHRLSQPVDPKSHRLSQPVDPKSHRLSQPVDPKSHRLSQPVDPKSHRLSQPVLKGLQEVKERPTSPGKKNKSPDKKPVLITQRTFDSEEEELYQNYQEKALHNDSDEDQSREAKPDDRIVMQYRPIRTSWSQLSVVKKSGVSDKLSQEERKRQEAIFELISSEHSYLHSLEVLIRMFQNSAELSDTMTKTEHHHLFSNITDVCEASKKFFKDLEDIHQQNVVIDDISDIVFRHAQSNFDPYITYCSNEVYQQRTLQRLVSSKSPVFKEVLTRIEGHPDCRNLPMISFLILPMQRVTRLPLLMDVICQKAPKDSAQYETCKKALQSVSKVVRKCNEGARTMERTEMMYTINSQLDFKIKPFPLVSSSRWMVKRGELTAFVEENGIFSKKTSRQQVYFFLFNDVLILTRKKSEDSYAVIDYALRGQIWVGPCQAEDVNLSPVRSTSGMLTSRQPGASHLFRLRFRSNHSGDKVPMVLGVELMNERARWISALGQSSNDEKNQDRTNAMQVEVTRTYTAKQPDELSLQVADVVLVSQTVEDGWYEGERLRDGERGWFLSECAEPIMCQATIERNMQRMDRLQGLETNV
- the LOC106581464 gene encoding rho guanine nucleotide exchange factor 26 isoform X2, producing MEGGNDVDLSNSNITPLWKRRSANHTGPSKLKARPLSYQIDGVHMTDFPVEDSKCSFTLSQPAETLVATPGGGTVILKHVLNQPTRKTRVVRSISIGHLSKGHFSLSKFKSEDDKSLSLNSKPCHGGSVDNVWSDKPLLDTQNRLSSPFTLTAHRDQIVFGTSPSPPDSASSNHPSPPASPNNNHHHNQSSPSSYHPLTPVPSPPNPSPSPPSLHTPTPSHSSTSSIHSLSSLISTPSDPPTPHSPSSADMSAPFPSPSHSPTPTFSSSPTPTLSPSISLSPPPSIVLSTHSAAALKMGTQQLIPKGLASLSKASPAGVQSHGMGGLLGLDPTKRALRALSMVETGSFFSTGIGSGGGGTDQDESPGTLKRGLRSTSYRRAVVSGVEMEIPPVDPKSHRLSQPVDPKSHRLSQPVDPKSHRLSQPVDPKSHRLSQPVDPKSHRLSQPVDPKSHRLSQPVDPKSHRLSQPVDPKSHRLSQPVDPKSHRLSQPVDPKSHRLSQPVDPKSHRLSQPVDPKSHRLSQPVDPKSHRLSQPVDPKSHRLSQPVDPKSHRLSQPVDPKSHRLSQPVDPKSHRLSQPVDPKSHRLSQPVDPKSHRLSQPVDPKSHRLSQPVDPKSHRLSQPVDPKSHRLSQPVDPKSHRLSQPVLKGLQEVKERPTSPGKKNKSPDKKPVLITQRTFDSEEEELYQNYQEKALHNDSDEDQSREAKPDDRIVMQYRPIRTSWSQLSVVKKSGVSDKLSQEERKRQEAIFELISSEHSYLHSLEVLIRMFQNSAELSDTMTKTEHHHLFSNITDVCEASKKFFKDLEDIHQQNVVIDDISDIVFRHAQSNFDPYITYCSNEVYQQRTLQRLVSKSPVFKEVLTRIEGHPDCRNLPMISFLILPMQRVTRLPLLMDVICQKAPKDSAQYETCKKALQSVSKVVRKCNEGARTMERTEMMYTINSQLDFKIKPFPLVSSSRWMVKRGELTAFVEENGIFSKKTSRQQVYFFLFNDVLILTRKKSEDSYAVIDYALRGQIWVGPCQAEDVNLSPVRSTSGMLTSRQPGASHLFRLRFRSNHSGDKVPMVLGVELMNERARWISALGQSSNDEKNQDRTNAMQVEVTRTYTAKQPDELSLQVADVVLVSQTVEDGWYEGERLRDGERGWFLSECAEPIMCQATIERNMQRMDRLQGLETNV
- the LOC106581464 gene encoding rho guanine nucleotide exchange factor 26 isoform X3; translation: MEGGNDVDLSNSNITPLWKRRSANHTGPSKLKARPLSYQIDGVHMTDFPVEDSKCSFTLSQPAETLVATPGGGTVILKHVLNQPTRKTRVVRSISIGHLSKGHFSLSKFKSEDDKSLSLNSKPCHGGSVDNVWSDKPLLDTQNRLSSPFTLTAHRDQIVFGTSPSPPDSASSNHPSPPASPNNNHHHNQSSPSSYHPLTPVPSPPNPSPSPPSLHTPTPSHSSTSSIHSLSSLISTPSDPPTPHSPSSADMSAPFPSPSHSPTPTFSSSPTPTLSPSISLSPPPSIVLSTHSAAALKMGTQQLIPKGLASLSKASPAGVQSHGMGGLLGLDPTKRALRALSMVETGSFFSTGIGSGGGGTDQDESPGTLKRGLRSTSYRRAVVSGVEMEIPPVDPKSHRLSQPVDPKSHRLSQPVDPKSHRLSQPVDPKSHRLSQPVDPKSHRLSQPVDPKSHRLSQPVDPKSHRLSQPVDPKSHRLSQPVDPKSHRLSQPVDPKSHRLSQPVDPKSHRLSQPVDPKSHRLSQPVDPKSHRLSQPVDPKSHRLSQPVDPKSHRLSQPVDPKSHRLSQPVDPKSHRLSQPVDPKSHRLSQPVDPKSHRLSQPVDPKSHRLSQPVDPKSHRLSQPVDPKSHRLSQPVDPKSHRLSQPVLKGLQEVKERPTSPGKKNKSPDKKPVLITQRTFDSEEEELYQNYQEKALHNDSDEDQSREAKPDDRIVMQYRPIRTSWSQLSVVKKSGVSDKLSQEERKRQEAIFELISSEHSYLHSLEVLIRMFQNSAELSDTMTKTEHHHLFSNITDVCEASKKFFKDLEDIHQQNVVIDDISDIVFRHAQSNFDPYITYCSNEVYQQRTLQRLVSSKSPVFKEVLTRIEGHPDCRNLPMISFLILPMQRVTRLPLLMDVICQKAPKDSAQYETCKKALQSVSKVVRKCNEGARTMERTEMMYTINSQLDFKIKPFPLVSSSRWMVKRGELTAFVEENGIFSKKTSRQQVYFFLFNDVLILTRKKSEDSYAVIDYALRGQIWVGPCQAEDVNLSPVRSTSGMLTSRQPGASHLFRLRFRSNHSGDKVPMVLGVELILPVCVWGPAGYLYLLWL